One Amaranthus tricolor cultivar Red isolate AtriRed21 chromosome 10, ASM2621246v1, whole genome shotgun sequence genomic window carries:
- the LOC130824888 gene encoding uncharacterized protein LOC130824888, with protein sequence MPRSTIVVGVHCSKTFHPYFSAWIDLEAKPFCKNTVIHDTDDSRLNRNQRLTQVQTPQQRNTMTIIIYSQDMQSTFQSLILSSSVLISHLQSSNTFNNFSHSSHELKEIVAMFLHVLAHDLKNRTIQATFAHFGETISRQFHVFLKALLKLGKYYIKQCNNQSNYIKDTKWNRFEVQAHYRDRKGDISTNVLAACSALDPRVLRDALQRPNGLKIPRNKYFLVDLRFANAEGYLAPYRGTRYHLNLWRGTIPTNYKELFNLQHSSARNTIERAFGLLKKRWSILRDPNEDLLNIETIDKEDVEDDYIFSTQSSNEWKVFRDNLAQKIFEEYQ encoded by the exons ATGCCTCGATCCACCATTGTTGTTGGTGTTCATTGCTCCAAAACTTTTCATCCTTACTTTTCAG cCTGGATCGATCTTGAAGCTAAACCCTTCTGcaaaaatactgtcatccatgatacggatgacagccgttTGAATCGGAATCAGCGCCTAACGCAAGTACAAACTCCTCAACAACGTAATACTAtgacaatcataatatattcacaaGATATGCAAAGTACATTTCAATCCTTGATTTTAAGTTCCTCGGTTCTCATTTCTCATCTTCAGTCCTCGAATACTTTCAACAACTTTTCACATTCATCACatgaat TGAAAGAAATTGTTGCAATGTTTCTTCATGTTCTTGCACatgatttaaaaaatagaaCAATACAAGCAACCTTTGCTCATTTTGGAGAGACTATCAGTCGACAATTTCATGTATTCCTTAAAGCACTACTCAAGCTTGGAAAGTATTATATAAAACAATGTAATAACCAGAGTAATTACATAAAGGATACAAAGTGGAATAGGTTTGAG GTTCAAGCTCACTATCGAGATAGAAAGGGGGACATTAGCACCAATGTTTTAGCTGCAT GTTCTGCTTTGGATCCACGCGTTCTACGTGATGCTCTCCAAAGGCCTAATGGTTTGAAGATTCCTAGAA ATAAGTATTTTCTTGTGGATTTGAGATTTGCTAATGCTGAAGGTTATCTAGCTCCTTATAGAGGTACGAGGTACCATTTGAATTTGTGGAGAGGCACCATTCCAACAAATTACAAAGAGCTTTTTAATTTACAAcattcttcagctcgaaacacaATTGAAAGGGCTTTTGGGTTATTGAAAAAGCGATGGAGTATACTTAGAGATCCAA ATGaagatttactaaatatagagaCAATTGATAAAGAAGATGTAGAAGATGATTACATTTTTAGTACGCAATCAAGTAATGAGTGGAAAGTGTTTAGAGATAATCTTGCTCAAAAGATATTTGAAGAATATCAATAG